Proteins from a genomic interval of Zingiber officinale cultivar Zhangliang chromosome 2A, Zo_v1.1, whole genome shotgun sequence:
- the LOC122044067 gene encoding leucine-rich repeat extensin-like protein 3 encodes MHTKWMADWMSWVFVISILASTPRLQAESDDNSLLCISKCDTCPKICSPAPPPPPPPSPPPLSLPPPPDDSSFLCISKCGTCPVICTPPPPPSSPPPAIYVWTSHPPPSPAKEGHAPQPKSAPPPPEGGQKGGLSYPYYYFYTSGAKRLCVLPRLLLTFLTVVMSMFLWVFLG; translated from the coding sequence ATGCACACAAAGTGGATGGCAGATTGGATGAGTTGGGTTTTCGTCATCTCCATCTTAGCGTCCACTCCGCGTTTACAAGCCGAATCCGACGATAACTCGTTGCTAtgcatcagtaaatgtgataccTGCCCAAAGATTTGTTCGCCGgcaccaccaccacctcctcctccatcACCACCGCCACTTTCATTACCTCCGCCACCCGATGATAGTTCCTTTTTATGCATTAGTAAGTGTGGGACATGTCCTGTGATATGcacaccaccaccacctccaTCATCGCCGCCTCCTGCAATCTATGTTTGGACAAGTCATCCACCTCCGTCACCAGCCAAAGAAGGCCATGCGCCGCAACCAAAATCAGCACCCCCACCGCCAGAGGGAGGACAAAAAGGAGGCCTATCGTACCCCTACTACTACTTCTATACTTCGGGAGCTAAGAGATTGTGTGTGCTCCCCAGACTTCTCCTCACGTTTCTCACAGTTGTGATGTCCATGTTTCTCTGGGTGTTCCTTGGCTGA